A stretch of the Lactuca sativa cultivar Salinas chromosome 9, Lsat_Salinas_v11, whole genome shotgun sequence genome encodes the following:
- the LOC111921236 gene encoding uncharacterized protein LOC111921236, which produces MCIAVFAWQVHPLYPFLLLLNRDEYHHRPTKAVGWWEGGEILGGRDEVAGGTWLACTRGGRVSFLTNVLELHTLPEAKTRGDLPLRFLESNKSPEEFAKELVKEVHEYNGFNLITLDISSKTMFYISNRPKSEPPTVQQVQPGIHVLSNAKLDSPWPKAQRLKFNFKKLLSAYDKDEDIPMKDMMDKLMRDTMKAEKSQLPNICSIDWEHNLSSIFVEVDTPLGRYGTRSMIALSIKDTEEASFHETYIERGFWWEKTVDYYVTPQVKIKDIVF; this is translated from the exons ATGTGCATTGCAGTGTTTGCTTGGCAAGTTCACCCTCTCTACCCTTTCCTTCTTTTGCTTAATAGAGACGAATATCATCACAG GCCAACAAAGGCGGTTGGGTGGTGGGAGGGTGGAGAGATATTGGGTGGCAGAGATGAGGTTGCCGGAGGAACATGGTTGGCTTGTACGAGGGGAGGAAGAGTGTCATTCCTTACTAACGTCTTGGAGCTTCACACTCTCCCGGAAGCCAAAACTAGAGGAGACCTTCCACTTCGTTTCTTGGAG AGCAATAAGAGTCCAGAGGAATTTGCAAAGGAATTGGTGAAGGAGGTTCATGAGTACAATGGGTTCAACCTCATAACCCTTGACATTTCTTCAAAAACGATGTTTTATATATCAAATAGACCAAAAAGTGAACCTCCAACTGTTCAACAGGTTCAACCAGGCATCCATGTCCTCTCCAATGCCAAGCTCGACTCCCCTTGGCCAAAG GCTCAACGTTtgaagtttaattttaaaaagttgCTTAGCGCATATGATAAAGACGAAGATATACCCATGAAGGATATGATGGACAAACTAATGAGAGACACCATGAAAGCAGAAAAGAGTCAACTTCCTAATATTTGTTCCATTGATTGGGAGCATAATCTAAGCTCGATATTTGTTGAAGTAGACACCCCGTTG GGTCGTTATGGGACGAGAAGCATGATTGCACTAAGTATCAAAGATACCGAAGAAGCAAGTTTTCATGAGACCTACATTGAAAGAGGATTTTGGTGGGAGAAAACCGTCGATTATTATGTTACTCCACaagttaaaataaaagatatcGTCTTCTAA